AAGCGGCTGAGTCAGATCGGGGTAGAGAACACAGAAGAGAACCGCCGTTTGTACCGCCAAGTTCTGTTCAGCGCTGATGACCGTGTGAAGAAGTGCATTGGAGGCGTCATCTTCTTTCATGAGACACTTTACCAGAAAGATGATAATGGTGTCCCCTTTGTCCGTATCATCCAGGATAAGGGCATTGTCGTTGGCATCAAGGTGCAGCTACTGGTCCTGGATGGGGGCTGAGCATGGAAataggtgtgtgtatgtgagggGTGGCAAGGGGAATCCTGCCTGGGTTCAGTCTTCTGCCTGTTTCCTTTCAGGTTGACAAGGGTGTAGTGCCTCTAGCTGGGACTGATGGAGAAACTACCACTCAAGGTACAGGATGGGCAGGCTTCAGGACCACAGGGTTGGTGGGTGGTTGATGCTGGCAAAGAGGGGCAGAGTGATGAGACTGCATCTATGCCTGCAGGGCTGGATGGTCTTTCAGAACGCTGTGCCCAGTACAAGAAGGATGGTGCCGACTTCGCCAAGTGGCGCTGTGTGCTGAAAATCAGTGAGCGCACGCCCTCAGCACTTGCCATTCTGGAGAATGCCAATGTGCTGGCTCGCTATGCCAGCATCTGCCagcaggtgtgtgtatgtgcggaGTTCAGATGGATACCCTGTGCCTAGTGGAGAGAGAACTTTCTCCCATCCTACCTGCCGTCCCTGCCAAGCTACTCTTCTCTTACCTGCAGAATGGCATTGTTCCCATTGTGGAACCTGAAATCCTGCCTGATGGAGACCATGACCTCAAACGTTGCCAGTATGTTACAGAGAAGGTGAGTCCACACCTGGGCAGGCACTTTTTCTAAGCACTCTTTCACTTGATCCCAGAACAGACCTGTGATTCTGAGCCTCTACTGACCCTCACTGTCATGCCCACCCAGCCCTAGACAGGGAGCATAGAGCAGTAAGTGGCAGGGATCCAGATCTTAGTAAACCTCCTCTGATCCTCAGGTCCTGGCTGCTGTGTACAAGGCTCTGAGTGATCATCATGTGTACCTAGAAGGGACCCTACTGAAACCCAACATGGTGACCCCTGGCCATGCTTGTCCCATCAAGTATAGCCCAGAGGAGGTTGCCATGGCAACTGTCACTGCCCTGCGTCGCACTGTGCCCCCAGCTGTGCCAGGTACTACCCTGCTTCCTCACCTGCTCCTGTCCTTAAGACCCTTTCTCACGTTCTTCTGTGGCCTTCTGGGGTCCCTTAGCCTGGAAAGACAGAGTGACTAATCAGTTTGTCTTTTCCTTCCTAGGAGTGACCTTCCTATCTGGGGGTCAGAGTGAAGAAGAGGCATCACTCAACCTCAATGCTATCAACCGCTGCCCACTTCCGCGGCCCTGGGCCCTCACCTTCTCCTATGGGCGTGCCCTGCAGGCTTCTGCACTCAATACCTGGCGAGGGCAACGGGACAATGCTGAGGCTGCCACTGAGGAGTTCATCAAGCGGGCTGAGGTTGGGAGCTAGAGGTGGTGCTGTGTAGCGAGGCAGGCAGGGGGCAGCACCCAGAGACTCCAGCCTTGAGCACCTGTGGGCTGGCTCAGCCTAGTTACATCTCTTATCCCCTTACTTTTGCAGGTGAATGGGCTTGCAGCCCGGGGCAAGTATGAAGGCAGTGGAGAAGATGGTGGAGCAGCAGCACAGTCCCTCTACATTGCCAACCATGCCTATTGAGTATCACTCCTTTCCACAGCTCTTGGCCCAGACACCCGCACCCAATTTTTCCTGTAGTTATGGTCAGGGCCAAATAGCCTTGCAGAGCAAAGATGCCTCCATCGAGCACTAAGTCATcattcttctccacccctcccctctcccattgCTGCACCTGGGACCACTGGATGGGAGGATAGGGAGCCCCCTCATGGCTGAGTGAAGGAGAATTTGCTAGAAGTCAGAGCAGGATGCCTAGGTGTACCCCTGCCTTTGCCAACCCCACAGTTTCCCCATGATGGGTAGCTTCCTCTCAGGCTCTCCTTGCCTGCTCTTTCTCCTGGAATCAGAGGGTAGGACACAGACCTGACTTATGCCTTGGGTACATACCACATAGCAAATAAATGATAGTAAAACATGCTACTTTGTCTGTCTTACATATCAAATACCTACCTCCCAGTTTCTGATCTCTGTTGACTGTGTAGGTGGAAAGGGTGGGTTTTGAGTTTCAATGAGCTTTAAGTTTATGGGGGGGAGGCACACCCAGTCACCATTCCCATCTCAGGCTCTTTTCTGTTGCTGTTCAAGGCTGGAGCATATGGAGGGCTGCAAATCTTTCAGGAACTGCCACATCAGAGGCTCTAGGCTGCAGCTTTAGTAGGATGAGTGGTGTAAGACCTGAGCAATTCCTGAAGGCAGTTTTTGTGCAAGGCCCAAAACTGGGATAGGAGGGGATGAAAGTTTCTCATTTCTCAGCTGTGTTGAGCCCTGCCAGGGCTTGGCACAttctgccgggggtggggggcactgccAGAAGAGCACCTGGGCTCTTGTCCAACAGGAAAACTCCAAGGCTTGAAACTGCCAGGCCAACCATGGTATCTAGAAGGTTGCCAAGGGATATTGTCTTCTCCCATCTGGGGCAAATAGGGGCACAGAGGATGCCAATTTGAGGGTCTGGGCAAGGGCAGACCTAGTGAGTTTTCATGATGAACTTTGACTACTTGGCTGGGGTTTGGGAGTAGGGTGAACACCTAGGTCTATATAAGCagataaaaaaatgagagaacctGCTGGGTGTGTTCTGTGTGAACTGGGGAGGCCATTCTGGGTGTAAAGTGCACAACCAATGTGACATCCAGCTAATTACAGCAATATGAAAATGTAGGCCCAGTGTGACCTGACCatatatattaacttatttactACAACACACAACTCTATATAAAGCAGATAtgattattattcctattttaataTGAGAAAACAGCTTTGACCAAGTAACTCAGAGCATTGTACAGATATGGCAAAGTTATGGTTTGATTCtggctcagggcacatacaagagtcagtcaatgaatgcataaacgaATGGAgcaataaatcgatgtttctccctctctctgaaaaaatcaataaacaaaaaataaaaataggccctggttggttggctcagtggtagagcattggccaggtgtgtggatgtcccaggtttgattcccggtcagggcacacaggagaagctaccatctgcctctccatgcTTGCCCCAccttttcctctcccgcagccatggctcgattggttccaggaGTTGGCCtccagagctgaggatggctccgtggcctctgcctcaggcgctaaaaaatgacTTCGTTGCTGGGCAATAAAGCAACGGACCTAgctgggcagggcatcgcccactagtaggcttgctggggcGGATCCCTGTCGCGGCGCATGCGGgagcttctctgcctcccctcctctcactaaaaaataaaaataaataaataaaaaataaaaaaacaccgcATGAACCAAACAGCTAAAAAGATACTGCTAAGCTCGCCATCTTCAGGTTTGAGGCTTGAGGGGAGGGTGTCGAAGAGGAGCTCTATTGATAGGGATGATAAACAACGGTCGTTATAGGTGACATTTGAGTGCTTTCTGTGTGTTCGGTTCTTTGCATAAGTGACCTCATTTTAGTAAATATCTCCACCTTCCACATGAAAAACTGAGATTTAAAGGTGTCTCTGGTCACCCAGATTAGCATTTAACGACTAGAAAGTTCGCGCTCTTAACCCGTTGTGAATCCCGCCCACCGCTGGTGGCTTTTCTTGCTTTTGTGGATGTCACTTACGTTTGGGCCGGAATAGCTGCCGTGGTCCTGCCCCCTCGCGGGTTTCCGATTGGGGGAAGCTTGCACTGCTCCGCCCATGGCTGGAGCAGTCGTAATCAAGCATGGCGGCGGCCGGGGCCGCTGCAACTGAGCTAGGTGCGGTGGCATCGGGGCAGGTGCATGCGTTTCGCGGTTTGCAAGGGaggagtgagggggtggggacTGTGGTGTGCCGGAGGTCCCGCGGACTGGGGGTCGGGGTCGTTTCAGACGAGATTTCTTCAGACTTTGGCCCGGGCCGGTCGCACGGAGACCTTTACAAACGCGGGCCGAGAGCTCTGCGTACCGGTTGCGGGGCTCTTCCGCGTCGGAGGTGGGTCCAGCATCTGCGCCCACTTCCGGCGTCTCAGTTGGTATTCGCGTCCCTGCAGAGGTGATCCGCGGCAAGCGCGCCGCCCTCTTCTTCGCTGCGGTGGTCATCGTCCTGGGGCTGCCGCTCTGGTGGAAGACCACGGAGACCTACCGGGCCCAATTGCCTTACTCTCAGATCAGTGAGTTGAATGCCCTGCAGGTGAGACATCGATTGAGGAAGGCTAGGGGACAGACCTTCCGCAAGGTACAGGCTCAGCTGATGGCCCTGATACTCCTTCTCGCAGCTCCGACTCATGGTGCCCGTCACTGTCGTGTTCACCCGAGAATCAGTGCCGTTGGTTGATCAGGAGAAGCTACCCTTCACCGTTGTGCATGAAAGAGAGATCCCTCTGAAATGTGAGTTCCTGAGGGGTCAGGGTTGGCATTCCGATCTGAGCTCAGCTCAGATATGCTTTGGGTAGGAGTGAGGGGTGTGGGTCTCCCATAAAGGTAATTAAACACTCATGAAAAGGCCTCTGTGAATGAGCAGTGTATTTGGTTAGAGGAAAATCAACTTTAAATTCAGTGTTCAGCTTTAAAGcggcagttttattcataaagtAGTGATACAACCTGGTCAGAATTAGCTGATGCTCATTAGAGGATAGGGGAGGAAGTGGGATGTAGTAGACAGAATACAGGATTTGGAATCAAGTTGGACATGTAtacagactttattcatttttacattaAACACTTCAGTGAGTGTGAGGCATTTTTCTTAGGTCCCAGGAATTTGGAGATGAAGAAATTTATAATGGTTTCAAAAAATTCAGTCAGGTAGAGAAAGATACTTGGATAAAGaaatcccagcctgaccaggaggtggcgcagtggatagagcgttagactgggaccTATAGTACCTCAGTTCGGAAACCCTGCGATCGCccggcctgagcccaaggtcgctgacttgataGGACTGAGATTTAAGCCTAAGTGgtgctttttaaattctttaattcttttgcatataTGAAAGTTCTATAAAGAACTTTCCCAATAAATTTTAGGTTCCATTTGTCAACTTTCaggaggtgaaaaaaaaatcGCTTTGGGATTGCCTTACATATATAGATTAACTTGGGGAGAATTGACATACTTAGAGTATTTAACCTTTCTATGAGCCTTGtatgtgttttacattttatcaGGTCTTTTATGTCCTTCAGTAAaatcttgagttttttttcttatagtttagTATATACATTCCCTCGTGGGTATCTTTATGTTTTGTGTTGTTATCATGAttcggatttttttttaattttatttttttgtaacag
The DNA window shown above is from Saccopteryx bilineata isolate mSacBil1 chromosome 2, mSacBil1_pri_phased_curated, whole genome shotgun sequence and carries:
- the ALDOC gene encoding fructose-bisphosphate aldolase C; translation: MSHSYPALSAEKKKELSDIALRIVAPGKGILAADESVGSMAKRLSQIGVENTEENRRLYRQVLFSADDRVKKCIGGVIFFHETLYQKDDNGVPFVRIIQDKGIVVGIKVDKGVVPLAGTDGETTTQGLDGLSERCAQYKKDGADFAKWRCVLKISERTPSALAILENANVLARYASICQQNGIVPIVEPEILPDGDHDLKRCQYVTEKVLAAVYKALSDHHVYLEGTLLKPNMVTPGHACPIKYSPEEVAMATVTALRRTVPPAVPGVTFLSGGQSEEEASLNLNAINRCPLPRPWALTFSYGRALQASALNTWRGQRDNAEAATEEFIKRAEVNGLAARGKYEGSGEDGGAAAQSLYIANHAY